One window of the bacterium genome contains the following:
- a CDS encoding HNH endonuclease produces MKNANYRARRRLAEGSFTLEEWEALCESYGNVCCHSGCNETNLTVDHIVPLSKGGTNDISNLQPLCRSHNSSKGAKEINYLKE; encoded by the coding sequence ATAAAGAATGCCAACTACAGAGCACGGAGAAGACTAGCAGAAGGAAGCTTTACGTTAGAAGAATGGGAAGCCCTTTGCGAAAGCTATGGAAATGTTTGTTGTCATTCTGGTTGCAACGAAACAAACTTGACAGTAGACCATATTGTTCCGCTTTCAAAAGGCGGAACAAATGATATTTCTAATTTGCAACCTTTATGTAGAAGTCACAACTCTAGTAAGGGTGCTAAAGAAATCAATTACCTTAAAGAGTAA